GAGATACATCAAATTATCAAGGATATGATTAATCTGAAGGGTCCTAATTCCTCTCATGTGGCATCTAGTGCATCTGCCATTTCTTCTACTATTCATCCTTTTTCAGGTATATCTTCCCATTCATCTCCTTGGATCATAGATTCGGGAGCTTCTGATCACATGACAGGATGTTCAGGTCAGTTTGAATCATATAAACCATGTCCTGGACGTGACAAAGTTAGGATAGCCGATGGATCTTTTTCTCCTATATCGGGAAAGGGATCAATTTCTTGCACTCCATCCTTGATATTATCTTCGGTTCTTCATGTTCCtaaatttccaaatcaattactTTCAATTAGTAGTCTTACTCGAGATCTAAATTGCAAAGTAATCTTTTATCCTACATATTGTGTCTTTCGGGACTTGGTGACGGGGGTGAAGATTGGCGGTGGTAGTGTACGTGATGGACTTTACTGGCTAGATGGATCACCGGCAGCACCTATCCGAGCTAGCACCGCAGATTCCAATCCGGCTGCTATTTCTTCTTTGCGACAATGGCATCGACGTTTGGGGCATCCACCACTTCATACTCTTTATTCATGTTTTCCTAGTTTAAAGAATCAAGTTAAAGATCATCAGTTTTTTTGCGATACTTGTGCTTATTCTAAGCGGACTAGAACTATTTATCCAGAGTCAAATAATAGAAGTCTCGtttcatttgatttggttcATTCCGATATTTGGGGTCCTTCCCCTGTTAAATCTATTACTGGGTATGATTGGTTTGTgacctttattgatgattatagtagagcaacttggatttttttactTAGACATAAAAGTGATGTTTTCGAGgccttcaaaacctttttcaaaataattcaaacccAGTTTAATGCTACCATTAAGGCTCTTCGAACGGATAATGGTAGAGAATATTGTGCctcttcctttcaattttttttacgagAGCATGGTATTCTCCACCAAACTAGTTGTGTGGATACCCCCGCACAAAATGGTGTGGCAGAGCGAAAGAATAGACATCTTCTTGAAGTTGCACgttctcttttatttcaaatGCATGTCCCACCATCCTATTGGAGTGAAGTCGTTCTTACAGCTGCCTACTTAATTAATCGTATGCCATCCAGGGTTCCGCAAAATAAAAGCCCAATTTATGTGTTGACTGGGAAAAATACATTTATCCTCCCACCAAAAATCTTTGGGtctgtttgttttgttagaGATCATCGGGTGAAGAGTAAATTGTCTCCTAGGAGTCTTAAGTGCATTTTCTTAGGTtattcctcttctcaaaaaggatATAGGTGTTATCATCCATCCACTCGCAAGTTTTATGTCTCCAAAGATGTTACCTTTAATGAGTCTGAAGCTTTTTTCGATAATCCACTCTCCGAGATATCTAGTTCGACATTTATTGAACCATTCCCCGAGCTCTCGGTGCCATTATCGGCAGAGCAGCATGAGGAGCCTATTGTGAATCAAAGTGTAACCCCGGAAGAGGTTTCACCTGTTCAAAGAGATTATTCACATGTTTATTCTCGTAAACAGGCTGTTATGCCCGGTAATCCTCCTGGTGAGTCTTCACAGGCAATACCAGAATCCAATACAACACCGCCGGAGCCTAGTCCTATCGATAACAACAATATTGAGGATGAAACAACTCCAATTGCTCTCCGTAAAGGTAAACGGTCTTGTGTTGGTAAGCCTCGGTATCCTATCGATGAATATACTTCCTATTCTGTTCTTTCTCCATCATATTCGCCGTTCGTTTCTTCTTTAGACTCTGTGTCTATTCCTAATACTTGGCGGATTgctattcaacaaaaaaaatggaaagatgcCATGTTAGAGGAAATGGAggctttgaagaaaaatcaaacttggaaTTTGGTGCCCCTCCCTCCTGGGAAGAAAACAGTGGGGTGCAAATGGGTCTATGCGGTTAAGCAAAATGCTGATGGAACTGTGGATAGGTATAAGGCTCGACTAGTGGCCCGGGGATTCACTCAAACTGCAGGTGTTGATTATCAAGAAACGTTTGCCCCTGTAGCAAAGATGAATACAGTAAGGATTCTTATATCATGCGCTGCAAGTTATGGATGGGACCTTCAACAATTGGAcgtgaagaatgcatttcttcacgGAGAACTTGATGAGGAGGTGTACATGGACATTCCACCAGGTTTTGCAGATAGCAGATCTGTTGGAAAGGTTTGTCATCTCAAACGTTCTTTATATGGGCTTAAACAATCACCTCGGGCTTGGTTTGGCGGGTTCACCAAAGCTATGCGAGCTCGGGGATACACCCAGAGTAATGCTGATCACACCTTGTTCATTCGTCGTAGTGGTTCTCTCTCAACTTTCTTAattgtgtatgtggatgacattgtGGTGATTGAAATGATGGTAGTGAAATCATTAGATTGAAGAATGCATTGGGAAAGGAATTTGAGATTAAAGATCTTGGAAAACTgcgatattttcttggaattgaagtAGCTCGCTCCTCACATGGGATCTTCCTATGTCGGCGTAAGTACATACTTGATCTTCTATCTCGGACAGGAATGCTTGGATGTAAACCTATTGATACTCCACTTGATTCAAACGCAAAGATTCGGGCCAAGACAGGGGAGCCGGTAGATCGCGAAAGATATCAAAGACTTGTTGGAAAGCTCATCTACCTTTCTCATACACGTCCCGATATTGCCTATGCAGTCGGTCTTgtaagtcaattcatgcatgatcCGTATACTACTCATATGGATGTTGTGACTCGAATTCTTCGTTACTTGAAAGGCACACCGGGTAAAGGTATATTGTTTCGGAACCATGGTCATTTGAAGGTTGAGGCATTTACCGATGCAGACTGGGCTAGTAGTGTGGATGACGGGCGATCTACTTCAGGTTATTGTTCTTATGTTGGAGGTAACCTAGTTACTTGGCGAAGCAAAAAGCAAGACGTTGTTGCTAGATCAAGCGCAGAGGCTGAATTCCGCTCTATGGCTCGGGGCATGTGTGAATTATTATGGGTTCAGAAACTTTTGGATGATCCGggatttcaatttcagaagcCATTAATGATTTACTCCGATAGTAAATGCGCTATCGGTATTTCACATAATCCCGTTCAGCATGATAGAACTAAGCATGTGGAAATTGACCGACACTTCATCAAGGAAAAACTTGATACGGGAGAATTTTGTACTCCATTTGTTCAATCCTCGGAACAGACCgcagatatattcactaaggcagtGAGCAAGCGAGTATTTGATTATCATGTGTCCAAGTTGGGCATGTGCGACATCCATGCGCCAACTTGAGGGGGGGTGTTGTAATATTTGTTCTAGAATTAGATCCACAATTAGTGGGctaattgatggaatatcataaattccattattagtgggctagttaatgggatttcatatttttgagggatttgattgtCACATTGTTAGGGATTTTATTGTACGGGATTGATTCTCCTATTAATATAAATACGGGATGATGCTCTAAAAaagatcatcaatccattccagaaacttctttctttttgcataaaattctacGGAAAGACATGCCATACACCACAATTAGCAAGCACATGCCTTCATGTATGCAAGAAGAGAACAAACTAATGTTACCTTAACTTCAATTACTTCCcgtaactgttttttttttttttaaagtaacatTTCTAAAATGCACCTGGTTATTGAAAATAAGTTTCTTCCTTAACCGGAACTTCAAGGCTGTCCAAAGCAAGCTTTGCCTTacataagaaaagcaaatagGTCTTGTTACTTGTTAGGAGAACCAAAATATAAGAGTCGGAATTTCTCTCATGTGTGCATACGGGCAATTCAAGGGGAAATAAGTATCAAGTGCCGGCGTAGAAATATTTCAGTATCAATAGGCGGCAACTAATTGAAATAATCCATGTCTCATAGCTATAAGATCAAGATGTTGCAGGTCCCGTATAGTATACATGGAATGAATCCATGTCTTGTgactcttctctttttcctaccCACAGTCCAAAGAGTGAGAGAAAATAACCACCTAACCAGTTATCTATGGGCACAAGCCAATGCTCATGTTTCTGTCATGCCCTAAGTAGAATTGATTTCATTTCTCCCTAGTTGCCAAAGTaaaaatatggtaaaaaagATGACGGTCAAGCAACACTTGATGATGGCTTGCCATCTCACTGCATCTTCTTCTGTCCTCTATAGTTTTGCCTCTTCAAGTGCCCGACAAAACTTGGCGACAGAGTTCTATGCCAGTAACCGAagtttctcaaaattcaattgtCCTGTCAAATCGGTCACCAGCTGCACATCTTTATGATTGATAGCTACATACTACATATCCTAGACACGTCAAATGCAccccaaaatctctctctctctctctctctctctctgaagaaaTGCTATACCTTCTATAGATTGTCACCGATTTTGCAGCGTGTAACGTCGATTACTAGTGAATTCCCTACCAAGCATCCTGGGACAAAACTTACAAAGAAACACTAATTCAACGCCTCTCGAGCAAATTGAACAACACATTCTTCGAGTTCCCACGCAATTGCAGCACCAAATGTTATAGAATCCAAAATCCAGCTCAAGTATCACATCAACTAATACAATGTGGAGGTGCCAGGCTTTACCTGATCTATAGCACGCCGAAGGAAGCCCAAAAACCGAGGAGAGAATGGTCATCCAAAGCTACGTCATCGGTTCCCACGGATTCGGACGGCGTAGGTAGTCTGCCGCCTCCGTTCACCCGGCTCCATCGCTGCTGGTTCCCTGGTAACTCTATTTCGGGAAGTTCGGTCGCCCGCCTCCGTCGCCGTTGGTTCGCTGGTAATTGATTTCGGGAAGTTTGCTTGCCAGCCTCCCTCGCTTTCGGTTCGCTGGTACGTGTATTTCGGGAAGACGAACTACTCCTGTTCGTcgcctcgttttttttttttctttttttggtccaacgTCGCCACGGTGGGAAGAAGAGCGATCGTGATGCTGAGCGTGGCGTCGGTGGAAGCTCGGGAATCTCTTGTAGTTCATGGTATGTTGATTTTGCAGCATCCAATAGGGACAAAATATCATGCTCATTGAGGGATGCGGGAATGGCACGGGTCGGATCCCCACTCGGATACACTTTTACCGAAGGGGGAAAACGGGAAAGATTCTCCCGAACGTCTATTTCGCATAGATAACTTCCCACAAGGTATAaatgttttaaatttgaaaatccggTCCTCATGCAAGGATCAGCTACATTCTCTTGCTTTGGAAACCCAATTAAATTTGTGCAACCCCCAACCCCCATTTgtttaagtttttgtaacttgtaaatgctagatGGAAGTCTCACCAAATTTTCGCAACGAGTAAGAAAGATTGTATGCAAAGAGACAAGATTGCCTATTGATGCAGGAAGTTCTTTAATAGCGGTGCCATATAAACCAAGTCCTGTTAGGCATTCAAGTTTATGTGGAATATCGGGGAACCTTTCAAACTTTGTGCAGCCCATAAGATCGAGACCTTGgagattttttgacttgagctCCTTTGCTAAATTACGCAGTTCAGAGCAACATGCTAAATTCAACCACCGTAAGTTGTCATGATTTGCAATGGACTCATGTGCTTCGACCAAGTTTTTGCAATAAGAGATATCCAATTTCTCGAGATTTGGAGCACATGAGATGTCGGGCATACGAACTAACGAGCTGCATTTGCTCAAATTAATGTACTTCAACCGTCGAAATTCCTGCAGAAATAGTGAAACTAACTTGTCATTGGAAGTTACTATAAAACGATATTGTGAGAATTACAATTGTAATGTAAAATTAGTCAACACTTACAAACTTTACCAGTATATATAAATCTATACATTTATTGGGcgagaaattgaaaattagatGTGGACAAATCAAACGCTAATGAATATTGATTAGATGCCGGCCGCGTCTCATACTATGTGGCAATCAAAAAAGCCAAGTGAAAGTGTCATGTGGCGAGCATCGGAGTGAACATTTTATGTATAATCAGTTAAAGTAAATAGAATATATGCTATCACGATGAACTTTTCCCAAAGATTaagaaacttttaaatttttttgaagtcatGCAAAGACAATGAAATGAACTTTGGAAAAcattatgaataaaaaaaaaatacaagattCAACTCAAATTCTGGCTCTCCCTTTAGATTAAGAAATTAGCGGTAACTACCGAATCCCTTACATCGGATTACGTATATAAAAGCAGTACTTGCATTAACCTATGTGTATTGGGTAAGGTAAGGCTCCATCGCTTGATGACTACTTTGAGCAGAAGATGCTGTGATTATGATATTTGATTTGCcacattcaaatcaaattcttcgtatttttgttttctttatataCTATCATCATAccatttttctataaaataaaaagggttatATATAAATAACCGCCACAGTCCGAGTGTAGTTTCATAGCTTACACTAGCACATTTGCGCATGCGATCTCCATCTATATTATGAGATACGGTAAGGAAGACGTCCTACTTTTAAGGAATTTGAATCTTCTCTTATTCCTTCTATCACTTATGgtcaattacatattttataaATACTATCCCCGTGGAAAAATACATGAAATAGGTTATtctattccgaccaaaaaaaaaaaaaaggttattctACTTTATCTCTCGCATATTTCAATATCatagtttgaattttcttttgatgcAATGACcttcataataaattttcaaatctggaaatgcctttctcttctgCATATGTTTATGAGGTTTCTTTGTGTTCCCTATTTATTTCTAATAAAGTTGTTTATGCTTAATTTTGCAAATGCCAATTTTGCTGCACATAAAATTTTCTGCGAGTAGTCAGAGTCATTTTGAAAGATAGAGAAGTGGTTTCTAAAACATAGGAACACCACTACTCCGTATACAAAAAAATGAGTAGATATTGAAAAAGGTCTATGTAGGTAGATGCTCACCTCCAATGGTTTTGGCATTACTGTCATAGTGCCTCCGCGCATGTCAAGTCCCAGTAATTTATTTGGAccagaggaaaattctggaatcccgGGAGCACCGGGCCATTCAAACCATCTTAGCGAATTTGAAAGACACACAGGACCTTGGAAAGAAACATTCCGCAAAATGAGCAATCTCAACCTTCTCAGTTTTGTAAAAGCATCACGACCGATAGAAATCTTTAATGGCATAGGTGGCTCCAACGCTATGGCTTTTACATCACAATCTCCCTGTCATGCATATTCagcaattagaaaaaaaagataagaagtaGAGTTTTGATCTTATGTGCAAGCCTTACCATGTCGCGTGAcagaacatcaagaacatcctCATACAGCCATAGTCTGCTGCGTCTCCAGGGATCATCGCATTCTTGGTTCACGATATCCTTTcccatcaattgaatcaagtcatgcatttgtatCTTTCCGGACTTGGATTCGGTTTTTATCGAGGACCTCTCAATGAGAATTTGTAATCCAATCACTGCAGTAAGATCGCACCCCTCGAGAACTTTCTTAACGTGACAAAATTCCCAccccttaaagaagcaagcaatgtggagaaaaatctctttctcatttgctTCTAGAccatcataacttattttgagaACGTCATTGATGTCTTTCTTAGGAATTCTAGAAAGGCTGCCTAGCACACTCTCCCATTCATCTTGTCTTCTATTACATAAGAAGGAACCCAgcacctcaagtgctaaaggaaggcctttagcatgatccGGAACACCATCCACTAGATCTGCCCTGATTTTTAAATTGTGATGCAGAggaaaagcatgcttactaAGCAGCTCATGAGCATCACTGTTATCCAGTGTTTCAACTTCATACACATGATCTTCATCTATCCTAGGAGTCAACAAATGGCTATCTCTTGTCGTAACAAGGATCCTACTCCCAGCACCAAACCAATTGGCTTTTCCTGCTAAAGCACGTAACTGGTTCAAGtggtccacatcatcaaggatgacaagaactcttTTTCGACGTAGTCTATGTTGTATTTGATTAATACCTCCATCGACGGTGGGCACTTCTAATCTTTCTTCCGGTAATAATATATCATTTAGTAATATTTCTTGTAAAGCAGCTAATACCCTAGtaccttttgaattttttcgaaCATCTGCTAGAAAACTCGAACCTTCAAATTGTCTAAATGTAGCATTGTAAAGGGCTTTTGCTAATGTtgtctttcctatgcctccttgtccccataatcccaccatgagaacatcacATTTAGACGTAAGGTTTAACATTGATTTCAGCTTAACCACTCGGGactctatcccaaccggatgctcAGCAACATCTAAAGGTGTTTGGCATAGGCGAGTTGAGATGTCCTTCACAATTTTTTGTATAAGCTTTGACTCATCATCTCTGgcaaaatcgggaaaaagaagTTGTAGGATTGTTTTAGCAATTGGAAATAAGCAAATAACGAGCAATCACCGGCCATCAATGACAAAGCAGTGCATctaattttcagataattataACCAAAACAAAATGCATTCGCACCGAGTGAAATTTTGAACTCCTAGAGCTCCACACCAATCAAGACATGCATCTATCATATGTGATTTATTTCTAACTTTAGCCAGAAAGAGCCATTTATGACTTTGAACGGGGCTTAAGATTTTTTAGATTCCAAAACCGTTAAACCCTCCGAAGTACGATGTCATTGTTTTACATGGCCCGCACACACTAATTATCCCGTACGAAACATTGCGAAATTTTTAATTCCTTCCAAACAAATGGGGTGAGTGCAATAACACTACTTAACATTTTGTCCGTTTGTCAAACaagtaattttattttgaacGAATGACTcagtaaatttttcaatttctaataTTGAAAAAGCTAAGTGTCTGTTCTATGTATAGAGACATGTGATTTTTCGACCTCAAAATGCCACTTTTGACAAGTTTTGGACTCGGTTGACCAGAATCCAAAATCTATAGATCTCAAATGAGcaaaatgaaacgtgaagaccTCATATGGAATAATTACCTATTAATTTTGGATTACCAACTTTTGTCATATGGAATAATTACCTATTAATTTTGGATTACCAACTCTTGCGTTTTTGCCATATTTCGTTTGTCTTTCTTAACTACATCTTAAATACTAACTCTTAtgtgaaattactaacttttatgATTTATCCATTCAGTTAGTTTTTACAAACAGCATCCATACTTGCAAAGATTAGTTTCATATACAAAATATGGAACCCCttctacttacccatcattcaaagtccaccCGGACAAGCTGCCGGCATTGAGAAGAGCTTCCTTCCATCTCTCCatttccttcaaatttttttcgtgCTTAGAAAGCTTGGCCAGGCCTTCTGCATAACTCGTTCTTCCCTTTCTAACTTCGTTTGGGTCTACTTTATAAAACACTGGAAGAACGGTGAGGCCcttttgctccttgcactccataatcttgGCCAACTCTTGCAAGCACCACCATGAGGAAGCGTAATCTTTAGAGAAAACGATGATTGCAATGCACGATTCTTCGATGGCCTCCATAAGCATTGATATATTATCTCCCTTTCTCAACTCCTCACTTTCTCGGAAAGTGTGTATTCCGTTCTGGACTAACACTCTGTAAAGATGGCTGACGAAATTGTTACGCACCTcccctctgaaactcaagaagacgtCATAAGTCCCTatggatttcgatgaagaagccattggatGATGGAGTTCAACAATCAAAAAGGACTATGAGCTTAAGATTTGATGTTGTGTTTTCACGCAGCTCGTACACCACTTGATCTTCTTGGTGATTTATGCTTATACTAGAGGAGAGGGATGCGTAATATTTTTTGAGTACTTTAGCAAGTGGTAGTGGTTGAGGAGGGACCAAGACATGTAAAGGTGTGAACACATAGACTTTTTTCACTCAAGACCGCGTACCACCGCGTTATCCGGACGGTCAGAgcgaaattgtttttttttttttacctctgaGAAGTTGTTTTTTCTCTTGCTATATAATAATCTACCACATGACCCACTCAAGAGACATATAATTACACGCGATGAAGTGTACCAGCAATAACAATTTAACATATGCACAACTAAAGACTCTATTTCAACTTTTGTATTCATACAATTATTAGCTAAAGACCCCTAAAACGTCCGCAAACCCTATGAACTATTAAGTCTAAGCCTTCACCTGTAATCTTGCTCTCCCTTTCTATTACCATTCTATGTGAGAAGAAGAACGAATAAGAGTAAATGGGGGCATGTGCAGAATGATATGGGGTGACCTTGCATGGCATTTACCAAATAAATGTTAGGAAATTGAGAGTACTGTTTAATTCCTTTCGGACACGGTTTGGGTATTCTTAAGTTTTGTAGATACAAGTTTTACGTGATGAATGATTTGGTATGAAGTTAAATTCTTATGGAATGATTTTCGTTAATTTCTTCGTCCTTTATAGGACAGCTGGTCATCCCCTATAATTTCGATAGGACAGCTGGTCATCCCCTATAATTTCGATATAAAGTTGGGGTATGTTACATAAACAAACATATTCTCATGAAATAAAGATGAATACTCGTAATATTTCCACTAATTAAATGGGCGATTAGCTGCCGACAATAAAGCTGAATCTTCATGCTCACCCGGCAAAGTTTTCAGAttttagattaattaaatgtggACCACATGACTCTGTAGTTCGCTCACTATttgatcttctttttggtttaaTCATGTACCGGATGTCACAGATGCATGACTTTTCTCTGCGGTAGGGTCAACAAACAATGATATTAGAGCTATTAGTAATATTAGAACTTTGGGGAATGACGGTGCTTAAGGATGGACCAAGATACCTAATAGGTGTGAACGCATGGACTTATTTTGCACTGAAGACGGCATACAACGCGTTATTCAGATTGCCTTATTGACAAAAGCTTCTCTGTTtgatattaaatttattttctaaaattctagAAGAGTATGACGCTCAAcataagataaatttttttactaatatgCCGGCTTCGAGGGAATGACTTTCATCTGTTTAGTCTTCGTTCTCCTTTTTCTTGCGCCGAAAATGGAGTTTAGTTTATTCATCATCAGGTTAGCTTTTGCCATAGGCTGACTAATAAGACAAACTTTTCTGGCTTCCTTGAAATGACGCTTCCGACCTCTGAGTAATATTCCAACATTTATTTAATGGCCGACTCAGACTTTGAGAATGAATCTGAGGTAACTCATTCTAGAATCCTTCCTAAGATATGTCATATATAGATAAGTTGTGTTTAGATTATAAAACCGCTCTTAAAAGGCtctctgaattgaaaaaggaagtagcttgtttaaaacaaaatgatgtttcttaaaaggataaaataagttttcttcAAAGCAAATCTTGAAAGcgaattttctcaaatcaaagaaaaatctgatttgacttctaaggaaaatgagaatttgaaaaatgggaacgaatctttgaaaaaggaaaatgattccttgaaaaaggaaaacgtttctttgaaaaagaaaatttcagatatcaacaaaaaattttcatctggttcaaaaaatttacaacatattctttctatacaagttccttaCTATAATAAATCCAGACTTTGTTTTCAAaaagagtgatttgaaaaataattttcctaaagtCAAAGAAAGGCTTAGAAAAAGACCCTCTAAACATGCttgtaaaaatcatttttataagcatttCGTAAGATCCGAGGGATGGAATTTCTGTAAATGCTCAAAATGTGGTGATACGAAATACTCCAAAAGTTGTTGTCCTAAGATTTGAAGACCCGCTCGAGATATCTTGAGATTTACAAACTCCTCTAATTCACAAGGACTCAAACAGATTTTGGTATCAAAGAAAACTTGAATTCTTTTGATGCTCGTAGGtactaatgaaaagaagaaataagtgATACTTTGATAGTGGATGTTTTAGACGCATAACTACGGACTCTAAAATATTTATCAATCTCACTATGTTTGATGGAGGAAGGGTTTCCTTTGGCggtaacaataaaaaaacaattattgGGATAGGAACCGTAAAGATTGGCAACCTCTTGATCAATGATATCTCATTGgttaagggtttgaatttcaatcttataAGTATAAGCCAACTA
This sequence is a window from Rhodamnia argentea isolate NSW1041297 chromosome 3, ASM2092103v1, whole genome shotgun sequence. Protein-coding genes within it:
- the LOC115757304 gene encoding TMV resistance protein N-like — encoded protein: MASSSKSIGTYDVFLSFRGEVRNNFVSHLYRVLVQNGIHTFRESEELRKGDNISMLMEAIEESCIAIIVFSKDYASSWWCLQELAKIMECKEQKGLTVLPVFYKVDPNEVRKGRTSYAEGLAKLSKHEKNLKEMERWKEALLNAGSLSGWTLNDGDDESKLIQKIVKDISTRLCQTPLDVAEHPVGIESRVVKLKSMLNLTSKCDVLMVGLWGQGGIGKTTLAKALYNATFRQFEGSSFLADVRKNSKGTRVLAALQEILLNDILLPEERLEVPTVDGGINQIQHRLRRKRVLVILDDVDHLNQLRALAGKANWFGAGSRILVTTRDSHLLTPRIDEDHVYEVETLDNSDAHELLSKHAFPLHHNLKIRADLVDGVPDHAKGLPLALEVLGSFLCNRRQDEWESVLGSLSRIPKKDINDVLKISYDGLEANEKEIFLHIACFFKGWEFCHVKKVLEGCDLTAVIGLQILIERSSIKTESKSGKIQMHDLIQLMGKDIVNQECDDPWRRSRLWLYEDVLDVLSRDMGDCDVKAIALEPPMPLKISIGRDAFTKLRRLRLLILRNVSFQGPVCLSNSLRWFEWPGAPGIPEFSSGPNKLLGLDMRGGTMTVMPKPLEQNWHLQN